Proteins encoded by one window of Dyella humicola:
- a CDS encoding GtrA family protein — MSLRRQVLMFTVGGVIGLVVDAGGVQALVSFAQWNPYLARVLSFLAAATATWLWNRRYTFAQLSSGRSLYAEWLHWIALMSVGAVVNYGAYAAILLAYPPLVRWPALAVAASSATAALVNFATARGVLFKDAKTPT, encoded by the coding sequence ATGAGTCTGCGTCGCCAGGTTTTGATGTTCACCGTAGGCGGTGTCATTGGCTTGGTCGTCGATGCCGGTGGTGTGCAGGCGTTGGTGAGCTTTGCGCAGTGGAATCCGTACCTTGCGCGCGTGCTTTCCTTCCTGGCGGCGGCCACCGCCACCTGGTTGTGGAACCGTCGTTACACGTTCGCGCAGCTCAGTAGCGGGCGCTCCTTGTATGCCGAGTGGCTGCATTGGATCGCCTTGATGAGCGTGGGCGCGGTAGTCAATTACGGCGCCTATGCGGCGATTCTGTTGGCTTATCCACCGCTGGTCCGCTGGCCTGCGCTTGCCGTAGCGGCGAGTTCGGCGACGGCCGCCTTGGTCAATTTCGCGACCGCCCGCGGCGTGCTTTTCAAGGACGCTAAGACGCCAACGTAA
- the mtnA gene encoding S-methyl-5-thioribose-1-phosphate isomerase — translation MDYDRYDRIRAVQWQGDHLRLLDQRLLPQEERWIDCATAAQVTQAIKDLAVRGAPAIGIAAAWGVVLAAKQGESLDVVLAMLRAARPTAVNLMWALDRMKARIAAGADATALEREAQAIQDEDLAANRHMGELGAALIAPQSGVLTHCNTGSLATAGYGTALGVIRAGVAGGRIEQVFAGETRPWQQGARLTMWELVRDGIPAKLIADSAASHLMRSGAVQWVIVGADRIAANGDTANKIGTYQLAIAARHHGVKFMVVAPSSTVDMATASGEEIEIELRDAAELLSVAGRRTVVDGAEAWNPVFDVTPADLIDAIVTERGVIERPNTLAMQALFGR, via the coding sequence ATGGATTACGACCGTTACGACCGCATCCGCGCCGTGCAATGGCAAGGCGATCATCTGCGCCTGCTGGATCAGCGTTTGCTTCCCCAGGAAGAGCGCTGGATCGATTGCGCCACTGCCGCTCAGGTGACCCAGGCGATCAAGGATCTGGCCGTCCGCGGCGCGCCCGCGATTGGCATTGCGGCAGCCTGGGGCGTGGTGCTTGCGGCCAAGCAGGGCGAGTCGCTCGATGTCGTGTTGGCGATGTTGCGCGCTGCGCGTCCGACGGCGGTGAACCTGATGTGGGCGCTTGATCGTATGAAGGCGCGCATCGCCGCCGGTGCCGATGCGACGGCGCTGGAACGCGAGGCGCAGGCGATCCAGGATGAGGACCTCGCCGCCAACCGCCATATGGGCGAACTGGGAGCCGCCTTGATTGCCCCGCAATCGGGCGTGCTCACGCACTGCAATACCGGCTCGTTGGCCACGGCGGGTTACGGCACGGCACTGGGCGTGATTCGCGCGGGTGTGGCGGGAGGTCGAATCGAGCAGGTTTTCGCCGGCGAGACGCGTCCCTGGCAGCAGGGCGCGCGCCTGACCATGTGGGAATTGGTGCGCGATGGGATTCCGGCCAAGCTCATCGCCGATTCCGCCGCCTCGCATCTGATGCGTTCCGGCGCGGTGCAGTGGGTGATCGTGGGCGCCGATCGTATCGCCGCCAATGGCGATACCGCCAACAAGATTGGTACGTATCAGCTCGCCATTGCGGCCCGCCATCACGGCGTGAAGTTCATGGTGGTGGCACCGTCCTCGACGGTCGATATGGCAACCGCGTCGGGCGAGGAGATCGAGATCGAGCTGCGTGACGCGGCCGAACTGCTTTCCGTGGCCGGACGTCGCACCGTGGTCGATGGCGCCGAGGCGTGGAATCCCGTATTCGACGTCACGCCGGCTGACTTGATCGATGCCATCGTTACCGAGCGTGGTGTGATTGAACGCCCGAACACGCTTGCCATGCAGGCGTTGTTCGGTCGATGA